In Pseudonocardia sp. C8, one genomic interval encodes:
- a CDS encoding acyl-CoA dehydrogenase family protein → MEPSAAPHDLLDLDDLLSDGERAWREHVRRFVAEHVTPYVADWFERAHLPRELIPELGRAGLLGAHLHGPGCTGRSAVEYGLAAAELEAADSGIRTIVSVQGSLAMTAIDRFGTDAQKEAWLPGMAAGELVGCFALTEPEAGSDPASMQTRAEPDGDGWVLHGAKRWIGLATVADVAVVWARTAEGIRGFLVPTATPGFTATPIEPKLGLRTSVQADVVLDAVRLPGDALLPGATGLRGPFTCLDEARYGIMWGAMGAARDAWTVARDHALARHQFGSLVAAFQLTQQKLVDAALELQKGMMIALRTGRLKDAGSLRPEQISVGKLNNVREAIDICRAARTVLGGNGMSAEHSPLRHATNLEAVRTYEGTDEIHTLILGRALTGIPAFTAGGAR, encoded by the coding sequence CCGACGGCGAGCGCGCCTGGCGCGAGCACGTCCGCCGGTTCGTCGCCGAGCACGTCACCCCGTACGTGGCCGACTGGTTCGAGCGCGCGCACCTGCCCCGCGAGCTGATTCCCGAGCTCGGCCGGGCCGGCCTGCTCGGCGCCCACCTGCACGGGCCGGGCTGCACGGGCCGCAGTGCCGTCGAGTACGGGCTGGCCGCGGCCGAGCTGGAGGCCGCCGACTCCGGGATCCGGACGATCGTCAGCGTCCAGGGATCGCTCGCGATGACCGCGATCGACCGCTTCGGCACCGACGCGCAGAAGGAGGCGTGGCTGCCCGGCATGGCCGCCGGCGAGCTCGTCGGCTGCTTCGCCCTCACCGAGCCCGAGGCCGGCAGCGACCCGGCGAGCATGCAGACCCGCGCCGAGCCGGACGGCGACGGCTGGGTGCTGCACGGCGCCAAGCGCTGGATCGGTCTGGCCACCGTCGCCGACGTCGCCGTCGTCTGGGCCCGCACCGCCGAGGGCATCCGCGGCTTCCTGGTCCCCACCGCGACACCCGGGTTCACCGCGACCCCGATCGAGCCGAAGCTGGGCCTGCGCACCTCCGTGCAGGCCGACGTCGTGCTCGACGCGGTCCGGCTGCCCGGCGACGCGCTGCTGCCCGGGGCGACCGGCCTGCGCGGCCCGTTCACCTGCCTCGACGAGGCCCGGTACGGGATCATGTGGGGTGCCATGGGCGCCGCCCGCGACGCCTGGACCGTCGCGCGCGACCATGCGCTGGCCCGGCACCAGTTCGGCAGCCTGGTGGCGGCGTTCCAGCTCACCCAGCAGAAGCTCGTCGACGCCGCCCTGGAACTGCAGAAGGGCATGATGATCGCGCTGCGCACCGGCCGGCTCAAGGACGCCGGCAGCCTGCGGCCGGAGCAGATCTCGGTGGGCAAGCTGAACAACGTCCGCGAGGCGATCGACATCTGCCGCGCGGCGCGGACCGTGCTCGGCGGCAACGGGATGAGCGCGGAGCACTCACCGCTGCGGCACGCGACCAACCTGGAGGCGGTGCGCACCTACGAGGGCACCGACGAGATCCACACCCTGATCCTGGGCCGGGCGCTCACCGGGATCCCGGCCTTCACCGCGGGCGGTGCCCGATGA
- a CDS encoding class I adenylate-forming enzyme family protein: MYTYDPAPFREWFERDFTYLAGFRRTVRRFGRRTAMVDPDTGVAETYAELGDRVDALARGLRAAGVRPGDVVTHQLYNSADFARLYLATQAAGAVGSPVNFRLAAGEVAHVLDDSLPRVFVYDTELTATVRDALEIATHRPELVVASGGDDPLPGAVRIAELERTGVDARPADAAPGDPLPDPGRTAYDETTRLYISGTTGLPKGVPLNSMVEVFSAHDVIMHFPLGPEDRTLNMTPWFHRGGLYSGGPNPVFYVGAGLVPLRTFDPHRVLDLVGEHGLTYLIGAPTNLEMLARAQADRPRDLSSLRGIVTMGAPLEREACLRYQQVLTPRIFNGYGTTETFWNTFLRPDDLPEHAGSAGRACTDDDVRVVRIDDAGHSDPDSVVARDGTEVGEVVVRSPKCGYAYSGDVDQSRFAGGWVRLGDLATWDSDEFVTIVGRKDDMLVSGGENVHPPLTATGKKIHYKAAEQAADDDARGLFEPTGAHR, encoded by the coding sequence ATGTACACCTACGACCCCGCCCCCTTCCGGGAGTGGTTCGAGCGCGACTTCACCTACCTGGCCGGGTTCCGGCGCACCGTGCGCCGGTTCGGCCGGCGCACCGCGATGGTCGACCCGGACACCGGCGTCGCGGAGACCTACGCCGAGCTCGGCGACCGGGTCGACGCGCTGGCCCGCGGGCTGCGCGCGGCCGGTGTCCGTCCCGGCGACGTCGTGACCCATCAGCTCTACAACTCAGCCGACTTCGCCCGGCTCTACCTGGCCACCCAGGCGGCCGGCGCGGTCGGCTCGCCGGTCAACTTCCGGCTGGCCGCCGGGGAGGTCGCGCACGTCCTCGACGACAGCCTGCCGCGGGTGTTCGTCTACGACACCGAGCTGACCGCGACCGTCCGGGACGCGCTGGAGATCGCCACCCACCGCCCCGAGCTCGTCGTCGCCTCCGGTGGGGACGACCCGTTGCCCGGAGCCGTCCGGATCGCCGAGCTGGAACGGACCGGCGTCGACGCTCGGCCCGCCGACGCCGCTCCCGGCGACCCGCTGCCCGATCCCGGGCGCACCGCGTACGACGAGACCACCCGGCTGTACATCTCCGGCACCACCGGCCTGCCCAAGGGCGTCCCGCTGAACAGCATGGTCGAGGTGTTCAGCGCCCACGACGTGATCATGCACTTCCCGCTGGGGCCGGAGGACCGCACGCTGAACATGACGCCGTGGTTCCACCGGGGCGGGTTGTACTCGGGCGGGCCCAACCCGGTGTTCTACGTCGGCGCCGGCCTGGTGCCGCTGCGCACGTTCGACCCCCACCGCGTCCTCGACCTGGTCGGCGAGCACGGCCTCACCTACCTGATCGGGGCGCCGACCAACCTGGAGATGCTGGCGCGGGCCCAGGCCGACCGGCCGCGGGACCTGTCGTCGCTGCGCGGGATCGTGACGATGGGTGCCCCGCTGGAGCGCGAGGCCTGCCTGCGCTACCAGCAGGTGCTCACCCCGCGGATCTTCAACGGGTACGGGACCACCGAGACGTTCTGGAACACGTTCCTGCGACCCGACGACCTGCCCGAGCACGCCGGGTCCGCGGGTCGGGCCTGCACCGACGACGACGTCCGGGTGGTCCGCATCGACGACGCCGGCCACTCCGATCCGGACTCGGTGGTCGCCCGGGACGGCACCGAGGTCGGCGAGGTCGTCGTGCGCAGCCCGAAGTGCGGCTACGCCTACAGCGGCGACGTCGACCAGTCCAGGTTCGCCGGCGGCTGGGTCCGGCTCGGTGACCTCGCCACCTGGGACTCCGACGAGTTCGTCACCATCGTCGGCCGCAAGGACGACATGCTCGTCTCCGGCGGCGAGAACGTGCACCCTCCCCTGACCGCGACCGGCAAGAAGATCCACTACAAGGCGGCCGAGCAGGCCGCCGACGACGACGCCCGAGGCCTGTTCGAGCCCACGGGTGCCCACCGGTGA
- a CDS encoding enoyl-CoA hydratase/isomerase family protein: protein MTLDPNAYSQLLFERRDDGVLLITINNPAKYNAADEQLHGELARVWNDVSRDPGTRVAVITGAGKAFSAGGDLGMVERMAGDHERVSHMLTEMSDLVYNIINCEKPVVSAINGVAVGAGVVVALLADIAICAEDAKLGDGHVKLGVSAGDHAAIIWPLLAGMAKARYYLLTGEMLTGAEAERLGMVAKALPRDQVLDEALRVAHLLGTGSQQAIRLTKRSLNSWLRSAGPTFDQSAAYEMLCFMGPDVVEGAAALREKRAPDFPSARG from the coding sequence ATGACCCTCGACCCGAACGCCTACTCCCAGCTGCTGTTCGAGCGCCGCGACGACGGCGTCCTGCTGATCACGATCAACAACCCGGCCAAGTACAACGCGGCCGACGAGCAGCTGCACGGCGAGCTGGCCCGGGTGTGGAACGACGTCTCCCGGGACCCCGGGACCCGGGTCGCGGTGATCACCGGGGCCGGGAAGGCGTTCTCCGCGGGCGGTGACCTGGGCATGGTCGAGCGGATGGCCGGGGACCACGAGCGCGTCTCGCACATGCTCACCGAGATGAGCGACCTCGTCTACAACATCATCAACTGCGAGAAGCCGGTCGTGTCCGCGATCAACGGCGTCGCCGTCGGTGCGGGTGTCGTGGTGGCGCTGCTGGCCGACATCGCAATCTGCGCCGAGGACGCCAAGCTCGGCGACGGCCACGTCAAGCTCGGCGTCTCGGCCGGCGACCACGCCGCGATCATCTGGCCGCTGCTGGCCGGGATGGCGAAGGCCCGCTACTACCTGCTCACCGGCGAGATGCTCACCGGCGCCGAGGCCGAGCGGCTCGGCATGGTCGCCAAGGCGCTGCCCCGCGACCAGGTCCTCGACGAGGCGCTGCGGGTCGCGCACCTGCTCGGCACCGGCTCGCAGCAGGCGATCCGGCTCACCAAGCGCTCGCTGAACAGCTGGCTGCGCAGCGCCGGGCCGACCTTCGACCAGTCCGCCGCCTACGAGATGCTCTGCTTCATGGGCCCGGACGTCGTCGAGGGCGCCGCCGCGCTGCGGGAGAAGCGGGCACCGGACTTCCCCTCGGCCCGCGGCTGA
- a CDS encoding TIM barrel protein has translation MSYTLAASAEMLYLDLPFTDRVRRIAARGLQVEIWDWSTKDVDALAGAGADIVSMTGYLTGDLVTPDGVAALLASAEKSLAVAERLDCPSLNLHGTGLGPGGLPVHPVEVVTPDMWLTAADTLRRVAELGERAGRVFTLENLNLPVDHPGTPFALARDTRALVRAVGSPHLRMNLDLYHAQIGEGNLIELVRESLPYVGEIQVADVPGRCEPGTGEIHYPAVAAALRELGYDGVVGLEGWAAADPGAALDAFVAAFSA, from the coding sequence GTGAGCTACACCCTCGCCGCCAGCGCGGAGATGCTGTACCTGGACCTGCCGTTCACCGACCGGGTCCGGCGGATCGCCGCGCGCGGGCTGCAGGTGGAGATCTGGGACTGGTCCACGAAGGACGTCGACGCGCTGGCCGGCGCCGGCGCGGACATCGTGTCGATGACCGGCTACCTCACCGGGGACCTGGTGACACCGGACGGGGTCGCCGCGCTGCTCGCGTCGGCCGAGAAGTCGCTCGCGGTGGCCGAGCGGCTCGACTGCCCGAGCCTCAACCTGCACGGCACCGGGCTCGGCCCGGGCGGGCTGCCCGTCCACCCGGTCGAGGTGGTCACCCCGGACATGTGGCTGACCGCGGCCGACACCCTGCGGCGGGTCGCGGAGCTGGGGGAGCGGGCCGGTCGGGTGTTCACCCTGGAGAACCTCAACCTGCCCGTCGACCACCCGGGGACACCGTTCGCGCTCGCCCGCGACACCCGCGCACTCGTCCGTGCGGTCGGCAGCCCGCACCTGCGGATGAACCTCGACCTGTACCACGCCCAGATCGGCGAGGGGAACCTGATCGAGCTCGTCCGGGAGTCGCTGCCGTACGTGGGGGAGATCCAGGTGGCCGACGTGCCCGGCCGCTGCGAGCCGGGCACGGGGGAGATCCACTACCCGGCGGTCGCGGCCGCGCTGCGCGAGCTGGGCTACGACGGCGTCGTCGGCCTGGAGGGGTGGGCCGCGGCCGACCCGGGCGCCGCGCTGGACGCGTTCGTCGCCGCGTTCTCGGCGTAG
- a CDS encoding sugar phosphate isomerase/epimerase, whose amino-acid sequence MKLALDPQMFYATHSVLELPDVVARMGYAWMEISPKDDFIPFFRYPRADDATVAALRKRAADAGVGIASVLPVLRWSGPGEDERQAAVRAWKRAIRMTVDLGVDVMNSEFNGRPESPEHAESQFLRSLEELAPEFEREGVRLVLEPHPDDFVEDGHAALNLVRGLNADWIDFLYCTPHTFHQGDDATGIIGAAGDKLAYVHLADTLDHTASNGLRYIVNPPGSTVRVHQHAEIGRGEVDFDEVFAALAASGFDGVLSSCVFGWEEHAEEISVRQRGKAVALVEKHFGAGRGRELAP is encoded by the coding sequence GTGAAACTCGCTCTCGATCCGCAGATGTTCTACGCGACGCACTCGGTGCTGGAGCTGCCCGACGTCGTCGCCCGGATGGGCTACGCCTGGATGGAGATCTCCCCGAAGGACGACTTCATCCCGTTCTTCCGGTACCCGCGCGCCGACGACGCCACGGTCGCCGCGCTCCGCAAGCGGGCCGCCGATGCCGGGGTCGGGATCGCGTCGGTGCTGCCGGTGCTGCGCTGGTCCGGGCCCGGGGAGGACGAGCGCCAGGCCGCGGTCCGCGCCTGGAAGCGGGCCATCCGGATGACCGTGGACCTCGGCGTCGACGTGATGAACTCCGAGTTCAACGGCCGCCCGGAGTCCCCGGAGCACGCCGAGAGCCAGTTCCTGCGCTCGCTCGAGGAGCTCGCGCCGGAGTTCGAGCGGGAGGGCGTGCGGCTCGTGCTCGAGCCGCACCCGGACGACTTCGTCGAGGACGGGCACGCCGCGCTGAACCTCGTCCGCGGCCTCAACGCGGACTGGATCGACTTCCTCTACTGCACCCCGCACACGTTCCACCAGGGCGACGACGCCACCGGGATCATCGGCGCGGCCGGCGACAAGCTCGCCTACGTCCACCTCGCCGACACCCTCGACCACACCGCCTCGAACGGGCTGCGCTACATCGTGAACCCGCCCGGTTCGACCGTGCGGGTGCACCAGCACGCCGAGATCGGGCGTGGCGAGGTCGACTTCGACGAGGTCTTCGCCGCGCTCGCCGCCTCCGGGTTCGACGGGGTCCTGTCCAGCTGCGTGTTCGGCTGGGAGGAGCACGCCGAGGAGATCAGCGTCCGGCAGCGGGGGAAGGCCGTCGCGCTGGTGGAGAAGCACTTCGGTGCCGGCCGGGGAAGGGAGCTCGCACCGTGA
- a CDS encoding Gfo/Idh/MocA family protein, producing the protein MSELRVAVIGVGKMGAFHVDSLSKRVRGARVTVVSDADADRGAEVAAGVGARVEPDPIAAIGASDVDAVVVASPGFAHEKQVLACLEAGKPVLCEKPLTMDEPSALAVVQAEAALGRRLIQVGFMRRFDHEYARLRALVESGELGNPLLLHCVHRNPAVPEHFTSVFAMADSVVHEVDSTRFLLGEEIVAVTALKPGATSSSPAGNADPMLVLFETESGRLVDVESFVRTGVAYEVRTELVAECGMATIGLDQGLVLRRDGRCGGELSPDFVVRFGQAYDTQMQAFVDAAAQGTVTGPGAWDGYAAVAVCAAGVEAVTSGKRVEVRLGEKP; encoded by the coding sequence ATGTCCGAACTGCGTGTCGCCGTGATCGGCGTCGGCAAGATGGGTGCGTTCCATGTGGACTCGCTGTCGAAGCGGGTCCGCGGGGCGCGGGTGACGGTCGTCAGCGATGCCGACGCCGATCGCGGGGCCGAGGTCGCGGCCGGCGTCGGGGCCCGGGTCGAGCCCGACCCGATCGCGGCCATCGGCGCGTCCGACGTGGACGCCGTCGTCGTCGCCAGCCCCGGGTTCGCGCACGAGAAGCAGGTGCTCGCCTGCCTGGAGGCCGGCAAGCCGGTGCTCTGCGAGAAGCCGCTGACGATGGACGAGCCGAGCGCGCTGGCCGTCGTGCAGGCCGAGGCCGCGCTCGGCCGCAGGCTGATCCAGGTCGGCTTCATGCGCCGCTTCGACCACGAGTACGCCCGGCTGCGCGCGCTGGTCGAGTCCGGAGAGCTCGGCAACCCGCTGCTGCTGCACTGCGTGCACCGCAACCCCGCGGTGCCGGAGCACTTCACCTCGGTGTTCGCGATGGCCGACTCGGTGGTGCACGAGGTCGACAGCACCCGGTTCCTGCTCGGCGAGGAGATCGTCGCGGTCACCGCGCTGAAGCCGGGGGCGACGTCGTCGTCGCCGGCCGGGAACGCCGACCCGATGCTGGTGCTGTTCGAGACCGAGTCCGGCCGGCTGGTCGACGTCGAGTCGTTCGTCCGCACCGGAGTGGCCTACGAGGTCCGCACCGAGCTCGTCGCCGAGTGCGGCATGGCGACGATCGGGCTGGACCAGGGCCTGGTGCTGCGCCGGGACGGCCGCTGCGGCGGCGAGCTGTCCCCGGACTTCGTCGTCCGGTTCGGACAGGCCTACGACACGCAGATGCAGGCGTTCGTCGACGCCGCGGCCCAGGGGACCGTCACCGGGCCGGGCGCGTGGGACGGCTACGCCGCCGTCGCCGTCTGCGCCGCCGGGGTCGAGGCCGTGACCAGCGGGAAGCGCGTCGAGGTCCGCCTGGGGGAGAAGCCGTGA
- a CDS encoding sugar phosphate isomerase/epimerase family protein produces MWFPSDPEQTPADRFLAEVAAAGYDWIEIGPYGYLPTDPNELSDQLERHGLRVSAGTVFEHLHRPDSWADVWKQVTDVAALTRAVGGGHIIVIPEPWRDHKTGAALESPELSPEQWRNLTTGMDELGRRILEEYGLHVQFHSHADSHVGYQRDIERFLADTDPRHVNLCLDTGHVSYYRGDNLELIRRYPERIGYLHLKQVDPAVLDEVEAEDLTFPEAVRRGVMCEPPRGVPEMEPLLDAVAGLGRDVYAIVEQDMYPCAPEDPLPIARRTHTYLGGCGNGAVEIGRPRG; encoded by the coding sequence GTGTGGTTCCCGTCCGACCCGGAGCAGACCCCGGCCGACCGGTTCCTCGCCGAGGTCGCGGCCGCCGGGTACGACTGGATCGAGATCGGCCCCTACGGCTACCTGCCCACCGACCCGAACGAGCTGTCCGACCAGCTGGAGCGGCACGGCCTGCGGGTCAGCGCCGGCACCGTGTTCGAGCACCTGCACCGCCCGGACTCCTGGGCGGACGTCTGGAAGCAGGTGACCGACGTCGCCGCGCTGACCCGGGCCGTCGGCGGCGGGCACATCATCGTGATCCCGGAACCGTGGCGCGACCACAAGACCGGGGCCGCGCTGGAGAGCCCGGAGCTGAGCCCGGAGCAGTGGCGCAACCTGACCACCGGGATGGACGAGCTGGGCCGCCGGATCCTCGAGGAGTACGGCCTGCACGTGCAGTTCCACAGCCACGCCGACTCGCACGTCGGCTACCAGCGCGACATCGAGCGCTTCCTCGCCGACACCGACCCGCGCCACGTGAACCTCTGCCTGGACACCGGGCACGTGTCCTACTACCGCGGGGACAACCTGGAGCTCATCCGCCGCTACCCGGAGCGGATCGGCTACCTGCACCTCAAGCAGGTCGACCCGGCGGTGCTCGACGAGGTCGAGGCCGAGGACCTGACCTTCCCCGAGGCGGTCCGGCGCGGGGTGATGTGCGAGCCGCCGCGTGGCGTCCCCGAGATGGAGCCGCTGCTCGACGCCGTGGCCGGGCTGGGCCGGGACGTCTACGCGATCGTCGAGCAGGACATGTACCCCTGCGCGCCGGAGGACCCGCTGCCGATCGCCCGGCGCACCCACACCTACCTCGGCGGCTGCGGGAACGGCGCCGTCGAGATCGGCCGCCCGCGCGGCTGA
- a CDS encoding LacI family DNA-binding transcriptional regulator yields the protein MRGRPTMSDVAARAGVSRALVSLVFRDRPGASASTRARVLAAAAEIGYRPDGAARLLARGRSRTVGVVTTVGEPYEAGLLESIYDEAGRLGYDVLLSARTATHPEADAVGELLAHRCEALVLLGPHLDDAVLADLGRRAAVAVVGRAAPCTGTGSATVDALRTADDDGLRQAVDHLVGLGHRVIVHVDGGDGPNAAVRRDGYRAAMTAHGLADHIRVLPGGYDERAGIAAARTLLADPAPPSAVVAANDRCALALLDTLRRSGVDVPGRVSVVGYNDDRLAGLAHIDLTTVRQDADALARGAVRAVAARLDDGGTAPADRLLPPHLVVRGTTGPPPEVVAVSRAPSRR from the coding sequence GTGCGCGGCAGGCCGACCATGAGCGACGTCGCCGCCCGCGCCGGGGTGTCCCGCGCACTGGTGTCGCTCGTGTTCCGGGACCGGCCGGGGGCGTCGGCGAGCACCCGCGCCCGGGTGCTCGCCGCGGCGGCCGAGATCGGCTACCGGCCGGACGGCGCGGCCCGGCTGCTGGCCCGGGGCCGCAGCCGCACCGTCGGTGTGGTGACGACCGTGGGTGAGCCGTACGAGGCCGGCCTGCTGGAGTCGATCTACGACGAGGCCGGGCGGCTCGGCTACGACGTCCTGCTGTCCGCACGCACCGCCACCCACCCCGAGGCCGACGCCGTCGGGGAGCTGCTGGCGCACCGCTGCGAGGCGCTGGTGCTGCTCGGCCCGCACCTGGACGACGCCGTCCTCGCCGACCTCGGCCGGCGGGCCGCGGTGGCCGTGGTCGGCCGGGCGGCACCGTGCACCGGAACCGGGTCCGCGACCGTCGACGCCCTGCGCACCGCCGACGACGACGGCCTCCGGCAGGCGGTCGACCACCTCGTCGGGCTCGGGCACCGGGTGATCGTGCACGTCGACGGTGGTGACGGGCCGAACGCCGCCGTCCGCCGCGACGGCTACCGGGCCGCGATGACCGCGCACGGCCTGGCCGACCACATCCGGGTCCTGCCGGGCGGCTACGACGAACGGGCCGGGATCGCCGCGGCCCGCACTTTGCTGGCCGACCCGGCACCGCCCAGCGCGGTCGTCGCGGCGAACGACCGGTGTGCGCTCGCGCTGCTGGACACGCTGCGCCGGTCCGGTGTGGACGTCCCGGGCCGGGTGTCGGTCGTCGGCTACAACGACGACCGGCTGGCCGGGCTGGCCCACATCGACCTCACAACGGTCCGGCAGGACGCCGACGCGCTGGCCCGCGGGGCCGTGCGGGCCGTCGCGGCCCGGCTCGACGACGGGGGCACCGCCCCGGCCGACCGGTTGCTCCCGCCGCACCTGGTCGTCCGGGGAACGACGGGCCCGCCACCGGAGGTGGTCGCGGTCAGCCGTGCGCCGTCCCGGCGGTGA